Proteins encoded in a region of the Bradyrhizobium sp. CB3481 genome:
- a CDS encoding antitoxin Xre/MbcA/ParS toxin-binding domain-containing protein, whose amino-acid sequence MFIIPQRTRRHRAEKNQPLTVEESDRAVRLVRVQTLAGDTFDVDKANIWLRRSLAELHGETPLAVAQTETGGRVVETILGKIACGAAA is encoded by the coding sequence TTGTTCATCATTCCGCAACGCACGCGCCGGCATCGCGCAGAGAAAAATCAACCGCTCACCGTGGAAGAATCCGATCGGGCAGTGCGATTGGTGCGCGTGCAGACGCTTGCCGGGGACACCTTCGACGTCGACAAGGCGAATATATGGCTCCGGCGTTCGCTAGCAGAACTTCATGGCGAGACGCCGTTGGCGGTAGCACAAACCGAAACTGGCGGACGTGTCGTCGAGACCATACTGGGCAAGATCGCGTGTGGCGCCGCCGCCTGA
- a CDS encoding histidine phosphatase family protein: MEGETFLWLIRHAVVDCPGGIIHPPDAPAELGDLTHLEAVRRCLPQNDLSYASPSQRTLDTARALRLNPIPVPEFMEQNFGDWTGRRHDDLAAFGGESYAQFWKDAARSSPPGGESFEDQIARVRHGLGKITPGLATLVVHSGTIRAALCVALDIAPQAALRFVIHPLSITRIDRLRNDWRVVSVNQNVTL; this comes from the coding sequence ATGGAAGGAGAGACCTTCCTTTGGCTGATCCGGCATGCGGTTGTTGACTGCCCGGGAGGTATAATTCATCCTCCCGATGCTCCGGCCGAGCTTGGTGACTTGACGCATTTGGAAGCCGTGCGAAGGTGCTTGCCGCAGAACGATCTAAGTTATGCTAGTCCGTCTCAACGAACTCTCGATACAGCGCGTGCCCTTCGGCTTAACCCAATCCCGGTGCCTGAGTTCATGGAGCAGAACTTCGGAGATTGGACGGGCCGACGTCACGACGATCTCGCCGCTTTCGGAGGAGAAAGCTATGCGCAGTTCTGGAAGGATGCAGCTCGCTCAAGCCCACCCGGCGGCGAAAGCTTCGAAGATCAAATCGCCAGGGTCCGGCACGGGCTTGGCAAGATAACTCCCGGTTTGGCAACGCTCGTCGTCCACTCTGGCACCATTCGCGCTGCGCTCTGCGTCGCGCTCGACATCGCACCACAAGCAGCCTTGCGCTTTGTTATCCATCCGCTATCCATAACGCGAATTGATCGGCTGCGGAACGATTGGCGGGTTGTGTCCGTAAATCAGAATGTCACCTTATGA
- the cobT gene encoding nicotinate-nucleotide--dimethylbenzimidazole phosphoribosyltransferase, producing the protein MLPEWVYQECPDVSPIHRDAALARQAELTKPNGALGRLEHLAIELACLQRTEQPRAQRVPIIVFAGDHGIVAQGVSAYPQEVTIAMMSSFASGGAAISVLARELGLSLEIVDAGTLAEVPIKGVVTDKPRRGSRDFSEEPALEPAELASALDCGKRAVMRAATTEPDLLILGDMGIGNTTTSAAIAAALLGMSAEQMAGSGTGVDAAGRARKAHLIDVALARHGLATPSIAAERILCAVGGLEIAAICGAIIAAAQRRLPLLIDGFIVSVAALAAVRLNPSCRRFLLSSHQSAEQGHRLVLQALNVQPLFDLGLRLGEGSGAALALPILRLACALHNGMATFAQAKVPNRS; encoded by the coding sequence ATGCTACCGGAGTGGGTCTATCAGGAGTGCCCCGACGTTTCGCCGATCCATCGCGATGCAGCGCTGGCCCGCCAGGCTGAACTTACCAAACCGAACGGCGCACTCGGCCGGCTCGAGCATCTCGCGATCGAACTCGCCTGTCTGCAACGAACGGAGCAGCCGCGAGCCCAACGCGTGCCGATCATCGTCTTCGCCGGCGATCACGGGATCGTCGCCCAGGGCGTATCGGCCTATCCGCAGGAAGTCACGATCGCGATGATGTCCAGCTTCGCCTCGGGCGGCGCCGCTATTTCGGTACTGGCACGCGAGCTGGGCTTGAGTCTCGAGATCGTCGATGCGGGCACGCTCGCGGAAGTTCCGATCAAGGGTGTCGTGACCGACAAGCCACGCCGGGGGAGCCGCGACTTTAGCGAGGAACCGGCACTTGAGCCCGCGGAGTTGGCTTCAGCCCTTGACTGCGGCAAGCGCGCGGTTATGCGGGCTGCGACGACGGAACCCGATCTTTTGATCCTTGGCGACATGGGCATCGGCAATACCACGACTTCGGCGGCAATCGCCGCGGCCCTGCTTGGCATGAGCGCCGAGCAAATGGCCGGCAGCGGAACGGGTGTGGATGCTGCCGGTCGCGCACGTAAGGCGCACCTGATAGACGTCGCGTTGGCTCGTCATGGGCTCGCAACGCCAAGTATTGCGGCCGAGCGGATCCTTTGCGCGGTCGGCGGTCTGGAAATTGCGGCGATTTGTGGCGCGATCATCGCCGCCGCACAGCGTCGCCTTCCGCTTCTGATCGACGGCTTCATCGTTTCCGTCGCGGCATTGGCAGCGGTGCGTCTCAATCCTTCGTGTCGGCGATTTCTTTTGTCCTCGCATCAATCGGCAGAGCAGGGCCACCGCCTGGTTCTCCAGGCCTTGAATGTTCAGCCCCTATTCGATCTAGGTCTTCGGCTCGGCGAGGGATCGGGCGCCGCACTCGCATTGCCGATCCTGCGGCTTGCATGCGCCCTGCACAACGGCATGGCGACTTTCGCGCAAGCCAAGGTTCCGAATCGCTCATAA
- the cobF gene encoding precorrin-6A synthase (deacetylating), with product MLTLSLIGIGCGDPEQLTFAAVRVINAADLVLIPRKGAAKSDLAELRRTICAQVLNNDRTRIAEFVMPVRDAGQEDYRKSVDEWHAALAATWSQEFAQHLGSEGRVALLIWGDPSLYDSSLRIARRLDPLPAIEVVPGITSIQALCAAHSLPLNDIGEPFLVTTGRRLREGGWPYGTNTVVVMLDRSAAFQSLDPAGLYIWWGAYIGMREEITMSGALADVGPSIVAVRQQARERHGWIMDSYILKRGS from the coding sequence ATGCTGACGCTCTCACTGATAGGCATCGGTTGCGGCGATCCCGAGCAGCTAACGTTTGCTGCGGTGCGTGTGATCAACGCCGCCGATCTCGTCCTCATCCCGCGCAAGGGCGCCGCGAAATCCGATCTCGCTGAATTGCGGCGGACGATTTGCGCACAGGTGCTTAACAACGACCGGACGCGGATCGCCGAGTTCGTCATGCCCGTGCGTGACGCCGGCCAGGAGGATTACCGCAAGAGCGTGGACGAATGGCACGCTGCGCTGGCCGCGACCTGGTCGCAGGAATTTGCACAGCATCTCGGAAGTGAGGGGCGCGTTGCCCTCCTGATCTGGGGAGATCCTTCGCTATATGACTCGAGCCTGCGGATCGCGCGAAGGCTCGATCCGTTGCCAGCCATCGAGGTCGTCCCCGGCATCACGTCAATCCAGGCGCTTTGCGCGGCACATTCGCTGCCGCTGAACGACATCGGGGAGCCTTTCCTGGTGACAACGGGACGGCGGCTGCGCGAAGGCGGTTGGCCGTACGGCACGAACACGGTGGTCGTGATGCTCGATCGCAGCGCAGCGTTTCAGTCGCTCGATCCGGCAGGGCTATACATCTGGTGGGGCGCCTATATCGGCATGCGTGAGGAGATCACGATGTCGGGTGCGCTGGCCGATGTGGGTCCAAGCATCGTCGCCGTGCGACAACAAGCGCGCGAAAGGCATGGCTGGATCATGGACAGCTACATTCTCAAGCGCGGATCGTAG
- a CDS encoding energy-coupling factor ABC transporter permease: protein MHIEPGIVTGAKLVLGYATAAVAGGCALKLAAETVREQGIVSFAVRTVATTVLVFSFFELLPHFRVGVSEVHFILGSTLFLLFGAAPAAFGIALGLLLQGLFFAPADLPQYGMNVTTLLVPLIAIRALAGRIIPRNTAYVDLQYRQALALSTAYQSGIVMWVAFWALYGAGFAAENLTSIASFAASYAVVVVIEPLADLAVLAVAKSMRTVTGDGFVTYRLHNAA from the coding sequence ATGCATATCGAACCAGGTATCGTTACGGGCGCCAAACTCGTGCTGGGATACGCGACAGCCGCTGTTGCCGGAGGCTGCGCCTTGAAGCTGGCGGCAGAAACCGTGCGCGAGCAGGGGATCGTTTCATTCGCGGTGCGCACCGTCGCCACAACGGTCCTGGTCTTCTCGTTCTTCGAACTCCTGCCGCATTTCCGGGTCGGGGTCTCGGAGGTGCATTTCATTCTCGGCTCGACGCTATTCCTCTTGTTCGGCGCAGCGCCAGCCGCGTTTGGGATAGCGCTTGGTCTTCTGCTTCAGGGGCTGTTCTTCGCACCGGCCGATCTGCCGCAATACGGCATGAACGTGACCACGCTGCTGGTGCCGCTTATTGCGATCCGGGCGCTGGCCGGGCGGATTATTCCCCGCAACACCGCCTATGTTGATCTGCAATATCGCCAGGCGCTTGCGCTTTCGACCGCCTATCAATCTGGCATCGTGATGTGGGTCGCTTTCTGGGCGTTGTATGGTGCGGGCTTTGCGGCCGAGAATCTCACTTCCATCGCGTCTTTCGCCGCGTCCTACGCGGTCGTCGTTGTCATCGAGCCGCTGGCTGATCTGGCCGTGCTGGCAGTGGCGAAATCGATGCGTACCGTGACCGGGGACGGCTTCGTCACCTACCGCTTGCACAACGCTGCATAA
- a CDS encoding cobyrinate a,c-diamide synthase — MAASLVISAPASGVGKTTLTLALARAYRDRGLKVQCFKSGPDYIDPAFHAAATGRSSLNIDSWAMRREAIESVASRGADADLVLAEGSMGLFDGVAAPGVSGTGATADIAEMMDWPVLLVIDPSGQAQTAAAMAAGLRDFRAGVGLAGVVLNRVASARHEDLVRRALSGAGIAVFGGLPRHAAITLPKRHLGLVQAEEQAEINGLIAEAARVVAEHVDLDAVLQSACAWKAPSDAHGLDVRPPGQRIALARDAAFSFVYTHILEGWRAAGAEIVTFSPLADEGPDDSADVCWLPGGYPELHAGRLATNRRFRRALTSFAKTRPVHGECGGYMVLGSALTDANDVHHEMTGLLGLETSFAQRRMHLGYRLAELAMPMPGHQAGTRLRGHEFHYSTIVSQPDTPLAIVRDATGAVVVETGSRRGYATGTFFHLIAEDR, encoded by the coding sequence ATGGCGGCGAGCCTCGTCATCTCCGCGCCTGCATCCGGTGTCGGCAAGACGACGCTGACGCTGGCACTGGCACGCGCCTATCGCGATCGCGGGCTAAAGGTGCAGTGCTTCAAGAGCGGGCCCGATTATATCGATCCGGCGTTTCACGCGGCCGCCACGGGGCGCTCCTCGCTGAACATCGATAGCTGGGCCATGCGTCGTGAGGCGATTGAATCGGTCGCATCGCGCGGCGCCGATGCGGACCTCGTTCTGGCCGAAGGTTCGATGGGCCTGTTTGATGGCGTTGCCGCACCGGGCGTCTCGGGTACCGGCGCGACTGCCGATATCGCCGAGATGATGGACTGGCCGGTCCTACTCGTGATCGATCCCTCCGGACAGGCGCAAACCGCCGCGGCGATGGCTGCGGGACTGCGCGATTTCCGCGCGGGCGTGGGTCTTGCCGGCGTCGTTCTCAACCGCGTCGCCAGCGCGCGGCACGAAGACCTGGTGCGCCGCGCCCTGTCAGGCGCCGGCATTGCGGTATTCGGGGGCTTGCCCCGCCATGCCGCCATCACCTTGCCGAAGCGGCACTTGGGTCTCGTGCAGGCCGAGGAGCAGGCTGAGATCAACGGCCTCATTGCAGAGGCCGCGCGCGTCGTTGCCGAGCATGTCGATCTGGATGCGGTGCTGCAATCGGCGTGCGCCTGGAAGGCGCCAAGCGACGCGCACGGTCTAGACGTCAGGCCGCCCGGCCAGCGCATCGCTCTCGCACGCGACGCCGCATTCTCGTTCGTCTATACGCACATACTGGAGGGCTGGCGCGCAGCCGGAGCCGAGATTGTGACCTTCTCGCCGCTCGCCGATGAAGGCCCTGATGACAGCGCCGATGTCTGCTGGCTGCCGGGCGGCTATCCGGAATTGCACGCTGGCCGACTCGCAACAAATCGCCGATTTCGCCGCGCGCTAACATCCTTTGCGAAGACGCGGCCGGTGCATGGCGAATGCGGGGGCTACATGGTGCTGGGCTCCGCCCTGACCGACGCCAACGACGTACATCACGAGATGACGGGATTGCTCGGCCTGGAAACGAGTTTTGCCCAACGTCGCATGCATCTGGGCTATCGGCTTGCGGAGCTTGCGATGCCAATGCCTGGGCATCAGGCTGGTACGCGTCTGCGCGGCCACGAGTTCCATTACTCCACGATTGTCTCTCAGCCCGATACACCCCTGGCTATCGTGCGTGACGCGACCGGCGCGGTCGTTGTGGAGACCGGCTCGCGACGCGGCTACGCCACCGGCACGTTCTTCCATCTCATTGCGGAGGACAGGTGA
- the cobM gene encoding precorrin-4 C(11)-methyltransferase, which translates to MTVHFIGAGPGAADLLTLRGRDLIAACPVCLYAGSLVPEGVLAYCPTDARIVNTAPLSLDDIISELVTAHREGKDVARLHSGDLSIWSAMGEQLRRLTALQIPYSITPGVPAFSAAAAALAAELTLPGRAQSVVLTRMPGRASAIPEAEKLAAFATTGAVLAIHLSIHLLTKVIDELTPYYGADCPVAIVWRASWPDQRIIRATLGTLDSAVSSELERTAVILVGRTLGSEDFAESRLYAADYDRRYRPLGPTPRFPEGS; encoded by the coding sequence ATGACTGTGCACTTCATCGGCGCCGGACCGGGCGCAGCCGATCTGCTCACCTTGCGTGGACGCGATCTCATCGCCGCCTGTCCGGTCTGCCTCTATGCCGGCTCGCTCGTGCCGGAGGGAGTCCTCGCGTATTGCCCAACGGATGCGCGCATCGTCAACACTGCCCCACTATCGCTCGACGACATCATATCGGAGCTTGTCACCGCGCATCGTGAGGGCAAGGACGTGGCACGGCTGCATTCTGGAGATCTGTCGATCTGGTCGGCGATGGGCGAGCAATTGCGCCGGCTGACTGCGCTGCAAATTCCCTATTCAATCACGCCAGGGGTGCCGGCCTTTTCCGCCGCCGCGGCGGCGCTCGCGGCCGAGCTCACGCTGCCGGGTCGCGCGCAATCCGTCGTGCTGACGCGAATGCCGGGCAGGGCGAGCGCGATACCGGAGGCCGAAAAACTCGCCGCCTTTGCCACGACCGGTGCGGTGCTCGCAATCCATCTCTCGATCCATCTGCTTACCAAGGTGATTGATGAGCTGACCCCGTACTATGGAGCAGACTGCCCGGTCGCGATCGTTTGGCGCGCGAGCTGGCCGGACCAGCGCATTATTCGCGCCACGCTCGGCACGCTGGATTCTGCTGTCAGCAGCGAGCTCGAGCGTACGGCCGTCATTCTGGTCGGTCGCACACTGGGTTCGGAAGATTTCGCAGAAAGCCGCCTGTATGCTGCCGACTATGACCGCCGCTATCGGCCGCTCGGGCCGACGCCGCGCTTTCCGGAAGGCTCGTGA
- a CDS encoding cobalamin biosynthesis protein → MKVAGLGFKRDVMVASLREALDAAGGSDGLAAVATVSEKAETAALQALACELNVPVRPVPADVLAGVITPTQSEFIRAKFGTGSVAEAAALAVAGRGARLVSTRTVSQDRMASAAIAEGDGE, encoded by the coding sequence GTGAAGGTCGCAGGTTTAGGATTTAAGCGAGACGTGATGGTTGCTTCGCTTCGTGAAGCGCTCGACGCTGCGGGAGGTTCTGACGGTCTCGCTGCAGTCGCCACCGTCAGCGAGAAGGCCGAAACCGCTGCGCTCCAAGCGCTGGCGTGTGAACTCAATGTCCCGGTCAGACCCGTTCCTGCCGATGTCCTGGCTGGCGTGATCACGCCCACACAGTCCGAATTCATCAGGGCGAAGTTCGGCACGGGCTCCGTCGCCGAAGCCGCGGCGCTAGCCGTGGCAGGCCGTGGCGCGCGCCTTGTTTCGACGCGGACCGTTTCTCAAGATCGAATGGCGAGCGCAGCAATCGCGGAAGGGGACGGCGAATGA
- the cbiT gene encoding precorrin-6Y C5,15-methyltransferase (decarboxylating) subunit CbiT has product MDNPWLTIIGIGEDGLVGLSEASRKALGEAETVFGSERHLVLAGINGRGHRWPVPFDADCVLACRGRPTAVLASGDPFWHGIGSNLAGRLSRSEWIAHPAPSTFSLAAARLGWRLESVICLGLHAAPFERLVPHLARGARIICLVRDGRAAGDLASWLTARGWGASPLWSLAALGGPRELVILYRADSYAADAGVGPLAIALEATGPDGVPRASGLSDALFVHDCQITKRPMRALALSALAPRPGERLWDIGAGSGSISIEWALCGGTAIAIEARGDRAANIRSNAAAFGLTHRISVIEGAAPQILSGLETPQAVFIGGGADAAMFDAVWSRIEAGTRMVAHAVTLETEALLCDLHQRHGGELMRVEIAHAGHLGRYRSWEAARPVVQWSAVK; this is encoded by the coding sequence ATGGATAATCCCTGGCTGACAATTATCGGCATTGGCGAAGATGGCCTTGTCGGCCTCTCGGAAGCAAGCCGAAAGGCGCTTGGGGAAGCCGAGACCGTGTTCGGCAGCGAACGGCATCTCGTCCTCGCCGGCATTAACGGCCGCGGTCATCGCTGGCCGGTGCCCTTCGATGCGGACTGCGTGCTGGCGTGCCGTGGGCGTCCAACAGCGGTGCTCGCCTCGGGCGATCCGTTCTGGCACGGTATCGGTAGCAACCTTGCGGGGCGGCTGAGCAGGAGCGAATGGATCGCGCATCCTGCTCCCTCGACATTCTCTCTTGCCGCGGCGCGGCTGGGCTGGCGGCTCGAATCTGTCATTTGTCTCGGACTTCATGCCGCGCCCTTCGAACGCCTAGTGCCGCATCTCGCACGCGGAGCTCGCATCATCTGTCTCGTGCGCGACGGCAGGGCAGCCGGCGATCTTGCCAGCTGGCTGACGGCGCGCGGCTGGGGCGCGTCACCGCTGTGGAGTCTCGCCGCGCTCGGTGGGCCGCGCGAACTTGTGATACTGTATCGAGCTGACAGCTACGCGGCCGATGCGGGCGTCGGTCCGCTGGCAATTGCGCTCGAAGCCACTGGACCGGACGGAGTTCCGCGCGCCTCCGGCCTTTCAGACGCGCTCTTCGTGCATGACTGCCAGATCACCAAACGGCCGATGCGCGCGCTCGCGCTCTCGGCGTTGGCGCCGAGGCCCGGTGAAAGGTTGTGGGACATCGGCGCGGGCTCCGGTTCGATATCCATAGAATGGGCTCTCTGCGGTGGCACGGCGATCGCAATTGAAGCGCGGGGCGATCGTGCAGCGAACATCCGCAGCAACGCCGCGGCCTTCGGCCTGACGCATCGGATCAGCGTGATCGAGGGAGCGGCACCTCAGATCCTTTCAGGCCTTGAGACGCCGCAAGCCGTCTTCATCGGCGGTGGGGCCGACGCAGCGATGTTCGATGCCGTCTGGTCGCGCATCGAGGCAGGAACGCGGATGGTTGCCCACGCAGTTACGCTGGAGACAGAGGCGCTGCTTTGTGACCTGCATCAACGCCACGGCGGCGAACTGATGCGGGTCGAGATCGCGCATGCCGGTCACCTCGGACGTTATCGCTCCTGGGAGGCGGCGCGGCCGGTCGTGCAATGGAGTGCGGTGAAGTGA
- a CDS encoding cobalt-precorrin-6A reductase gives MMRVLILGGTSDANLLAAAAARAGLDAIYSYAGRTRAPSGQSLPTRIGGFGGASGLAEYIRREGITHLIDATHPFAADMSRNAVAACEATRTPLIALEREPWAKMPGDNWIEVSDITSAVAALPENPARVFLAIGRQHIERFSTKPQHVYTLRFVDPPDRSLPFPDADLIVSRGPFTLTGELEMMRSRGIEWIVARNAGGTGARAKIDAAREFGLPVVMLTRPELPVRLRVESVAEVMQWLSHRACLGA, from the coding sequence ATGATGCGCGTCCTCATTCTGGGCGGAACGAGCGATGCTAATCTGCTTGCGGCTGCCGCCGCGCGCGCGGGGCTCGACGCGATCTATTCGTATGCCGGACGGACGCGAGCTCCGAGCGGCCAGTCGCTGCCAACCCGCATCGGCGGGTTTGGCGGCGCGAGTGGTCTTGCCGAATACATTCGTCGGGAAGGAATTACGCATCTCATCGATGCGACCCATCCCTTCGCCGCCGATATGAGCCGCAACGCGGTTGCGGCGTGCGAGGCGACCAGGACGCCCCTGATCGCGCTCGAGCGCGAGCCCTGGGCGAAAATGCCCGGAGACAATTGGATCGAGGTCTCGGATATCACTTCCGCTGTCGCGGCGTTGCCGGAGAATCCCGCGCGAGTGTTTCTTGCGATCGGTCGGCAGCATATTGAACGCTTCAGCACCAAGCCTCAGCACGTCTACACTTTGAGGTTTGTCGATCCTCCCGATAGATCGCTGCCGTTTCCGGACGCCGATCTCATCGTGTCGCGCGGACCATTCACCCTTACCGGCGAATTGGAGATGATGCGCTCGCGCGGCATCGAATGGATCGTTGCCCGTAATGCCGGGGGAACCGGCGCACGTGCCAAGATCGACGCCGCGCGCGAGTTTGGCCTTCCCGTTGTCATGCTCACGCGGCCCGAATTGCCCGTTAGGCTGCGAGTGGAAAGCGTAGCCGAAGTCATGCAATGGCTCAGTCATCGGGCGTGCCTCGGGGCATAG
- the cobJ gene encoding precorrin-3B C(17)-methyltransferase: MTGTLTIAGLGPGDKALVTPEVSAALAVATDVVGYAPYVARVEPREGLTLHPSDNRMELQRAKDALRLASGGGRVIMVSSGDPGVFAMASAVFEALEAAPQWQGLAIRVLPGVTAMLAAAARAGAPLGHDFCAINLSDNLKPWSTIEKRLRLAAEADFAIAMYNPRSVSRPEGFGRALSVLKEASCGERLVIFAHAISTPKERIETVMLHEARPEMADMRTLVILGNSATRRVGPWVYAPRHAR; this comes from the coding sequence ATGACTGGTACGTTAACAATCGCGGGACTTGGGCCGGGCGATAAAGCGCTGGTCACGCCGGAAGTTTCCGCCGCGCTCGCCGTTGCAACCGACGTGGTGGGCTATGCACCCTATGTCGCGCGCGTGGAGCCGCGTGAAGGGCTGACGCTGCATCCATCAGACAATCGCATGGAGTTGCAGCGCGCAAAGGACGCCTTGCGGCTGGCATCGGGAGGAGGCCGCGTCATTATGGTTTCCTCCGGCGATCCGGGAGTATTCGCGATGGCTTCCGCCGTGTTCGAAGCGCTCGAAGCGGCACCGCAATGGCAGGGGCTTGCTATTCGCGTATTGCCCGGCGTGACCGCGATGCTGGCTGCGGCTGCGCGCGCCGGCGCGCCGCTCGGCCACGATTTTTGCGCGATCAATCTCTCCGACAATCTGAAGCCGTGGTCGACGATCGAGAAGCGTCTGCGGCTTGCCGCAGAGGCCGACTTCGCGATCGCGATGTACAATCCGCGCTCAGTGAGCCGGCCCGAGGGCTTTGGACGCGCGCTCTCAGTTCTGAAGGAGGCGAGCTGCGGCGAACGCCTGGTGATCTTCGCGCACGCTATCAGTACGCCTAAGGAGCGAATTGAAACAGTGATGCTGCACGAGGCGCGGCCGGAGATGGCCGACATGAGAACCCTTGTCATCCTCGGTAATTCGGCGACACGTCGCGTCGGTCCCTGGGTCTATGCCCCGAGGCACGCCCGATGA
- a CDS encoding precorrin-2 C(20)-methyltransferase: protein MGRIICCGLGPGNPELMSVRADREVRAAKHIAYFRKKGRRGQARRIVDGLLANDVCEYPMEYPVTTEIAFDSPEYVRLLAAFYDEWAERLARLARAIDIVVLCEGDPYFYGSFMHLHARLQGRVEIEVIAGIPGMAGCWNSVGRPIALGDDVMTVLMGTLAEDKLERRVRNSDALVIMKTGRNLNKVRRALQAADRLGDAWLIERGTMPGERVVRLKDVDETECPYFAIVLVHGHGRRMEAAE from the coding sequence ATGGGGCGCATCATCTGTTGCGGCCTCGGGCCAGGCAATCCGGAGTTGATGAGCGTGCGTGCCGATCGCGAGGTCCGCGCCGCCAAGCACATTGCTTATTTCCGCAAGAAGGGACGCCGCGGACAGGCTCGACGCATTGTCGATGGGCTGCTGGCAAATGACGTCTGCGAATATCCGATGGAATATCCAGTCACTACGGAGATTGCCTTCGATAGTCCGGAATATGTACGCCTCCTCGCTGCCTTTTACGACGAATGGGCGGAGCGTCTTGCGCGGCTCGCCCGCGCCATCGACATCGTCGTGCTCTGCGAGGGCGATCCTTACTTCTATGGTTCCTTCATGCACCTCCACGCCCGTCTGCAGGGACGAGTCGAGATCGAGGTGATCGCGGGCATTCCCGGCATGGCCGGTTGCTGGAATTCGGTCGGACGGCCAATCGCACTCGGCGACGATGTGATGACGGTGCTAATGGGCACGCTGGCGGAGGACAAGCTCGAGCGGCGCGTGCGCAATTCCGATGCGCTCGTCATTATGAAGACCGGGCGCAATCTGAATAAGGTGCGCCGTGCCCTCCAAGCCGCTGACCGACTTGGCGATGCATGGTTGATCGAACGCGGCACTATGCCGGGCGAGCGCGTCGTGCGGCTAAAGGATGTGGATGAGACCGAGTGTCCCTATTTCGCGATCGTGCTAGTGCATGGGCATGGGCGGCGAATGGAGGCCGCCGAATGA
- a CDS encoding precorrin-8X methylmutase: MPHVYETNGAAIYRQSFATIRAEADLERFSADEESVAVRMIHAAGMVGLESYIRFTPGMARIARSALLNGAPILCDTRMVAEGITRARLPADNAIICTLDDPAVPSLAKSMCNTRSAAALELWRARLDGAIVSIGNAPTALFHLLNMLEDRNCPRPAAIIGCPVGFIGAAEAKAALMADPPAPALTIEGRLGGSAIAVAAVNALASRSE; this comes from the coding sequence ATGCCACACGTCTATGAGACCAATGGCGCAGCGATCTACCGTCAGTCCTTCGCCACCATCCGTGCCGAGGCGGACCTTGAGCGCTTTTCGGCCGACGAGGAGTCGGTGGCCGTGCGCATGATCCATGCTGCGGGCATGGTGGGTCTCGAATCCTACATCCGTTTCACGCCCGGCATGGCGCGCATCGCGCGGTCCGCACTGTTGAATGGCGCGCCTATCCTCTGCGACACGCGCATGGTGGCGGAGGGAATCACGCGCGCGCGCCTGCCGGCCGACAACGCCATCATCTGCACACTCGACGATCCCGCGGTGCCGTCGCTCGCAAAATCTATGTGCAACACCCGCTCGGCTGCAGCGCTGGAGCTGTGGCGAGCGCGTCTGGATGGCGCGATCGTCAGCATCGGGAATGCACCGACCGCATTGTTTCACCTCCTCAACATGCTGGAGGATCGCAACTGTCCAAGGCCGGCAGCGATCATTGGTTGTCCGGTCGGCTTTATCGGCGCCGCTGAAGCAAAGGCCGCGCTGATGGCCGACCCGCCCGCACCGGCGCTGACCATCGAGGGACGTCTTGGCGGCTCCGCTATAGCGGTTGCCGCCGTGAATGCGCTGGCAAGCCGGAGCGAATAG